Proteins found in one Rhodovulum sp. MB263 genomic segment:
- a CDS encoding HlyD family type I secretion periplasmic adaptor subunit yields MSDEESASTGMKNGFAVEDFVRDTGIGPLTHAMIWTIAGGLLAFLAWAAITPVDEIAKGTGEFVPAGAVRSLDHLEGGIVEEVLVKEGEVVAEGQPLLRLTSTATTSNRDQLITRRTTLQLQAERFAAFAEGRRANFHRFTNDDKLIAEQERLLNAQIGVRVSQENVFQEQVTGLEAQIEAVVLQKETLAEALALIDRQASIREGLVGKGLNPLLQLLEIQREQTMAVAELRELDRSIWSLRNEISQVHTRISEFHGRLLEEALNQLRTANAELAEIREQLTAQNDRIKRLLIVAPTAGIVQELAVRTVGGVLKPGETAARLVPLDDELIAEVQISPRDIGFVRVGQAVKLKVIAFDFSRYGHVYGEISSISPSTFLDANKVPYYLCRIHLDSRQIGSEDEARHFLPGMTIHAEILTGKKTILQYFLKPLYTIVDGTLGER; encoded by the coding sequence ATGTCTGACGAAGAAAGCGCATCGACCGGGATGAAGAACGGGTTCGCCGTCGAGGATTTCGTCCGCGATACCGGCATCGGCCCTTTGACCCATGCCATGATCTGGACGATCGCCGGAGGTCTTCTTGCATTCCTGGCGTGGGCTGCAATTACGCCGGTCGACGAAATCGCCAAGGGTACAGGAGAATTCGTTCCCGCCGGTGCCGTGCGTTCGCTTGACCATCTGGAAGGCGGCATCGTGGAAGAGGTGTTGGTAAAGGAAGGCGAGGTCGTCGCCGAAGGCCAGCCATTGCTGCGATTGACCAGCACGGCGACCACCTCCAACCGTGACCAACTGATCACTCGGCGGACGACACTGCAACTGCAGGCCGAACGTTTCGCAGCCTTCGCCGAGGGGCGGCGTGCAAATTTTCATCGTTTCACAAACGACGACAAACTGATCGCGGAACAAGAACGCCTTTTAAATGCCCAGATTGGCGTCCGCGTTAGCCAGGAAAACGTTTTTCAGGAGCAGGTCACCGGATTGGAAGCACAGATCGAGGCGGTGGTTCTGCAGAAGGAAACCCTCGCCGAGGCATTGGCCCTGATTGACCGACAGGCCTCCATTCGCGAAGGGCTGGTCGGCAAGGGGTTGAACCCGCTCCTTCAACTGCTCGAGATACAGCGAGAGCAGACCATGGCGGTGGCGGAACTGCGCGAACTGGACCGTAGCATATGGTCCCTTCGCAACGAAATCTCGCAGGTCCACACCCGAATCAGTGAATTTCACGGACGCTTGCTCGAAGAAGCGCTTAACCAACTTCGAACCGCCAATGCAGAGCTTGCCGAGATCCGTGAGCAACTGACCGCTCAAAATGACAGGATCAAGCGACTGCTCATCGTGGCGCCGACGGCAGGTATTGTACAAGAGCTCGCCGTACGCACCGTTGGTGGTGTGCTGAAGCCCGGCGAGACAGCCGCGAGACTGGTACCATTGGATGACGAACTGATCGCAGAGGTTCAGATTTCACCGCGCGACATAGGATTTGTTCGGGTCGGCCAGGCGGTGAAACTGAAGGTCATTGCCTTTGATTTCAGCCGCTACGGACATGTCTATGGAGAGATCTCGAGCATATCGCCCAGCACATTCCTGGACGCCAACAAAGTGCCATATTACCTATGCCGCATACATTTAGATTCTCGCCAGATTGGCTCAGAAGATGAAGCGCGCCACTTTCTTCCTGGAATGACGATTCACGCCGAAATTTTGACCGGGAAAAAGACCATTCTTCAGTATTTTTTAAAGCCGCTCTACACAATAGTCGATGGTACGCTGGGGGAAAGGTAA